One window from the genome of Streptomyces cadmiisoli encodes:
- a CDS encoding ATP-dependent Clp protease ATP-binding subunit: MFERFTDRARRVVVLAQEEARMLNHNYIGTEHILLGLIHEGEGVAAKALESLGISLEAVRQQVEEIIGQGQQAPSGHIPFTPRAKKVLELSLREALQLGHNYIGTEHILLGLIREGEGVAAQVLVKLGADLNRVRQQVIQLLSGYQGKETATAGGPAEGTPSTSLVLDQFGRNLTQAARESKLDPVIGREKEIERVMQVLSRRTKNNPVLIGEPGVGKTAVVEGLAQAIVKGEVPETLKDKHLYTLDLGALVAGSRYRGDFEERLKKVLKEIRTRGDIILFIDELHTLVGAGAAEGAIDAASILKPMLARGELQTIGATTLDEYRKHLEKDAALERRFQPIQVAEPSLPHTIEILKGLRDRYEAHHRVSITDEALVQAATLADRYISDRFLPDKAIDLIDEAGSRMRIRRMTAPPDLREFDEKIAGVRRDKESAIDSQDFEKAASLRDKEKQLLAAKAKREKEWKAGDMDVVAEVDGELIAEVLATATGIPVFKLTEEESSRLLRMEDELHKRVIGQVDAVKALSKAIRRTRAGLKDPKRPGGSFIFAGPSGVGKTELSKALAEFLFGDEDALISLDMSEFSEKHTVSRLFGSPPGYVGYEEGGQLTEKVRRKPFSVVLFDEVEKAHPDIFNSLLQILEDGRLTDSQGRVVDFKNTVIIMTTNLGTRDISKGFNLGFAAQGDTKSNYERMKNKVSDELKQHFRPEFLNRVDDVVVFPQLTQDDILRIVDLMVGKVDERLKDRDMGIELSQSAKELLAQKGYDPVLGARPLRRTIQREIEDSLSEKILFGELRPGHIVVVDTEGEGDAKTFTFRGEEKSALPDVPPIEQAAGGGAGPNLSKEA; this comes from the coding sequence ATGTTCGAGAGGTTCACCGACCGCGCGCGGCGGGTTGTCGTCCTGGCTCAGGAAGAAGCCCGGATGCTCAACCACAACTACATCGGCACCGAGCACATCCTCCTGGGCCTGATCCACGAGGGTGAGGGTGTCGCCGCCAAGGCCCTTGAGAGCCTCGGGATTTCGCTCGAGGCGGTCCGCCAGCAGGTGGAGGAGATCATCGGCCAGGGCCAGCAGGCCCCGTCCGGGCACATTCCCTTCACCCCCCGTGCCAAGAAGGTCCTGGAGCTGTCGCTCCGCGAGGCCCTTCAGCTGGGCCACAACTACATCGGCACGGAGCACATCCTGCTCGGCCTGATCCGTGAGGGCGAGGGCGTCGCCGCCCAGGTCCTGGTCAAGCTGGGCGCAGATCTGAACCGGGTGCGGCAGCAGGTGATCCAGCTGCTCTCCGGCTACCAGGGCAAGGAGACCGCCACCGCCGGTGGTCCTGCCGAGGGCACCCCCTCCACGTCCCTGGTCCTCGACCAGTTCGGCCGGAACCTCACCCAGGCCGCTCGTGAGTCCAAGCTCGACCCGGTCATCGGGCGCGAGAAGGAGATCGAGCGGGTCATGCAGGTGCTGTCCCGCCGTACCAAGAACAACCCGGTCCTGATCGGTGAGCCCGGCGTCGGCAAGACCGCCGTCGTCGAGGGCCTCGCTCAGGCCATCGTCAAGGGCGAGGTGCCCGAGACCCTCAAGGACAAGCACCTCTACACCCTGGACCTCGGCGCGCTGGTCGCCGGCTCCCGCTACCGCGGTGACTTCGAGGAGCGCCTGAAGAAGGTGCTCAAGGAGATCCGCACGCGCGGCGACATCATCCTGTTCATCGACGAGCTGCACACGCTGGTCGGTGCGGGTGCCGCCGAGGGCGCCATCGACGCCGCGAGCATCCTCAAGCCGATGCTGGCCCGTGGTGAGCTGCAGACCATCGGCGCCACCACGCTGGACGAGTACCGCAAGCACCTGGAGAAGGACGCGGCCCTCGAGCGCCGCTTCCAGCCCATCCAGGTCGCCGAGCCGTCCCTGCCGCACACGATCGAGATCCTCAAGGGTCTGCGCGACCGGTACGAGGCGCACCACCGTGTCTCGATCACCGACGAGGCGCTGGTCCAGGCCGCCACCCTGGCCGACCGGTACATCTCGGACCGCTTCCTGCCCGACAAGGCGATCGACCTGATCGACGAGGCCGGTTCCCGGATGCGCATCCGCCGGATGACCGCGCCGCCGGACCTGCGCGAGTTCGACGAGAAGATCGCCGGAGTCCGCCGGGACAAGGAGTCCGCGATCGACTCGCAGGACTTCGAGAAGGCCGCCTCCCTGCGCGACAAGGAGAAGCAGCTCCTCGCCGCGAAGGCCAAGCGGGAGAAGGAGTGGAAGGCCGGCGACATGGATGTCGTCGCCGAGGTCGACGGCGAGCTGATCGCCGAGGTCCTTGCCACGGCCACCGGTATCCCGGTCTTCAAGCTGACCGAGGAGGAGTCCTCGCGTCTGCTGCGCATGGAGGACGAGCTCCACAAGCGGGTCATCGGCCAGGTCGACGCCGTCAAGGCGCTGTCGAAGGCGATCCGCCGTACGCGTGCCGGTCTGAAGGACCCGAAGCGTCCGGGTGGTTCGTTCATCTTCGCCGGCCCGTCCGGTGTCGGTAAGACCGAGCTGTCCAAGGCCCTCGCCGAGTTCCTCTTCGGTGACGAGGACGCGCTGATCTCCCTCGACATGTCGGAGTTCAGCGAGAAGCACACGGTGTCGCGTCTCTTCGGTTCGCCCCCCGGCTACGTGGGCTACGAAGAGGGCGGCCAGCTGACCGAGAAGGTCCGCCGCAAGCCGTTCTCCGTCGTCCTCTTCGACGAGGTGGAGAAGGCCCACCCGGACATCTTCAACTCGCTGCTGCAGATCCTGGAGGACGGTCGCCTGACCGACTCCCAGGGCCGGGTCGTGGACTTCAAGAACACGGTCATCATCATGACGACCAACCTCGGCACCAGGGACATCTCCAAGGGCTTCAACCTGGGCTTCGCGGCGCAGGGTGACACGAAGTCCAACTACGAGCGCATGAAGAACAAGGTCTCGGACGAGCTCAAGCAGCACTTCCGGCCCGAGTTCCTCAACCGCGTCGACGACGTGGTCGTCTTCCCGCAGCTGACCCAGGACGACATCCTGCGGATCGTCGACCTGATGGTCGGCAAGGTGGACGAGCGCCTGAAGGACCGGGACATGGGCATCGAGCTCTCCCAGTCCGCCAAGGAGCTGCTGGCACAGAAGGGTTACGACCCCGTGCTGGGTGCCCGGCCGCTGCGCCGCACCATCCAGCGCGAGATCGAGGACTCCCTGTCGGAGAAGATCCTCTTCGGCGAGCTGCGTCCCGGCCACATCGTGGTCGTGGACACGGAGGGCGAGGGCGACGCCAAGACCTTCACCTTCCGGGGTGAGGAGAAGTCGGCGCTGCCGGACGTCCCGCCGATCGAGCAGGCGGCCGGCGGCGGAGCCGGGCCGAACCTGAGCAAGGAGGCGTAA
- a CDS encoding SCO3374 family protein: MVGSAPPAHTVPPPRRPPDPSGQVRRWYEDGLGWATVPGSPLRLAVGLRFDVLDVPEEAGRAALRHLRQDSPVALQDGRMRFLVAADSARELPGLLSWLEWGSLALDLTAVGEGGVIDAPLPPAGPARRDPAPGAPRSGTAGPEPLQGAAVWLRPPEPGCEVEASLPTLSALGGGGSAPDLVRLVETVATHCHRIRLRRASAQPLAFS, translated from the coding sequence ATGGTTGGCTCCGCGCCCCCCGCGCACACCGTCCCGCCGCCCCGTCGGCCGCCCGATCCGAGCGGTCAGGTCCGACGGTGGTACGAGGACGGGCTCGGCTGGGCCACGGTGCCCGGCTCTCCACTGCGGCTGGCCGTGGGGCTGCGCTTCGACGTCCTGGACGTCCCCGAGGAGGCGGGCCGGGCCGCGCTGCGGCACCTGCGGCAGGACTCGCCGGTCGCGCTCCAGGACGGCCGCATGCGGTTCCTGGTCGCCGCGGACAGCGCCCGGGAGCTGCCGGGGCTGCTGAGCTGGCTGGAGTGGGGCTCACTGGCCCTGGACCTGACGGCCGTGGGCGAGGGCGGGGTCATCGACGCGCCGCTGCCCCCGGCGGGGCCGGCACGGAGGGATCCGGCGCCCGGTGCGCCGCGGTCCGGGACCGCGGGGCCCGAACCTCTTCAGGGGGCCGCCGTGTGGCTGCGGCCCCCTGAACCGGGGTGCGAGGTCGAGGCCTCGCTGCCGACGCTGTCGGCCTTGGGGGGCGGCGGAAGCGCCCCCGATCTCGTACGGCTGGTGGAGACGGTGGCCACCCACTGCCACCGGATCCGACTGCGGCGCGCGAGCGCTCAGCCGTTGGCCTTCTCGTAG
- a CDS encoding histone-like nucleoid-structuring protein Lsr2, which translates to MAQKVQVLLVDDLDGGEADETVTFALDGKTYEIDLTTANADKLRGLLDPYVKGGRRTGGRASGGRGKARAASGGSQDTAAIRAWAKENGYEVNDRGRVPASIREAYEKANG; encoded by the coding sequence GTGGCACAGAAGGTTCAGGTCCTTCTTGTCGACGACCTCGACGGCGGCGAGGCGGACGAGACGGTGACGTTCGCGCTGGACGGCAAGACGTACGAGATCGACCTCACGACCGCCAACGCGGACAAGCTTCGCGGCCTTCTCGACCCGTATGTGAAGGGCGGCCGGCGTACCGGTGGCCGTGCTTCCGGCGGGCGTGGAAAGGCGCGTGCCGCTTCGGGTGGCAGCCAGGACACCGCTGCGATCCGTGCTTGGGCCAAGGAGAACGGTTACGAGGTCAACGACCGTGGCCGCGTGCCGGCGTCCATTCGCGAGGCCTACGAGAAGGCCAACGGCTGA
- a CDS encoding amino-acid N-acetyltransferase, whose product MSAESPEVTAKAITVRRARTSDVPVVRRLLDAYVRKGILLDKATVTLYEDIQEFWVAERDGNAEVVGCGALHVMWEDLAEVRTLAVKPGLKGAGVGHQLLEKLVETARWLGVRRVFCLTFEVEFFGSHGFVEIGETPVDTDVYTELLRSYDEGVAEFLGLERVKPNTLGNSRMLLHL is encoded by the coding sequence ATGTCCGCAGAGAGTCCCGAAGTCACCGCAAAAGCCATCACCGTCCGCCGGGCCCGGACCAGCGATGTCCCGGTCGTGCGCCGGCTGCTCGACGCCTACGTCCGCAAGGGCATCCTGCTCGACAAAGCCACGGTGACGCTTTACGAGGACATCCAGGAGTTCTGGGTCGCGGAACGGGACGGCAACGCCGAGGTGGTCGGCTGCGGTGCCCTGCACGTGATGTGGGAAGACCTCGCGGAAGTCCGCACTCTCGCCGTGAAGCCCGGTCTGAAGGGCGCCGGCGTCGGCCATCAGTTGCTGGAGAAGTTGGTCGAGACCGCACGCTGGCTGGGCGTTCGGCGCGTTTTCTGCCTGACCTTCGAAGTGGAGTTCTTCGGCAGTCACGGCTTCGTGGAGATCGGTGAGACGCCGGTCGACACGGATGTCTACACCGAGCTGCTGCGTTCCTATGACGAGGGTGTCGCGGAGTTCCTCGGACTCGAACGAGTGAAACCGAACACCTTGGGCAACAGCCGGATGCTTCTGCATCTGTGA
- a CDS encoding BlaI/MecI/CopY family transcriptional regulator: MTRVWKWNRPVTVREVLEDLQQDRSIAYTTVMTVLDNLHQKGWVRREAEGRAYRYEAVSTRAAYAAALMNDAWTQSDNPAAALVAFFGMMSEEQRQALRDAVRIVEGPETAEPQVPDSAPASDTGGENPDENPDEKPGSPGENPRENPGSAPEAHGR, from the coding sequence ATGACGCGGGTGTGGAAGTGGAACCGCCCGGTGACCGTTCGAGAAGTCCTGGAAGACCTCCAGCAGGATCGGTCCATCGCCTACACCACGGTGATGACCGTTTTGGACAATCTCCATCAGAAGGGCTGGGTACGCCGCGAAGCGGAAGGCCGGGCCTATCGATATGAGGCGGTCTCCACCCGAGCCGCCTACGCCGCCGCCCTCATGAACGACGCGTGGACGCAGAGCGACAACCCCGCGGCCGCGCTCGTCGCCTTCTTCGGCATGATGAGCGAGGAACAGCGACAGGCCCTCCGGGACGCCGTACGCATCGTCGAGGGACCGGAAACAGCCGAGCCCCAAGTCCCGGATTCCGCCCCCGCCTCGGATACCGGCGGCGAGAACCCGGACGAGAACCCGGACGAGAAGCCCGGCAGCCCCGGTGAGAACCCGCGCGAGAACCCCGGCTCCGCACCGGAGGCCCACGGGCGATAG
- a CDS encoding type III pantothenate kinase, which yields MLLTIDVGNTHTVLGLFDGEDIVEHWRISTDARRTADELAVLLQGLMGMHPLLGEELGDGIDGIAICATVPSVLHELREVTRRYYGDVPAVLVEPGVKTGVPILTDNPKEVGADRIINAVAAVELYGGPAIVVDFGTATTFDAVSARGEYIGGVIAPGIEISVDALGVKGAQLRKIEVARPRSVIGKNTVEAMQSGIIYGFAGQVDGVVNRMARELAEDPDDVTVIATGGLAPMVLGESSVIDEHEPWLTLVGLRLVYERNVSRM from the coding sequence ATGCTGCTGACGATCGACGTGGGCAACACGCACACCGTGCTCGGCCTGTTCGACGGCGAAGACATCGTCGAGCACTGGCGCATCTCCACGGACGCCCGCCGCACCGCCGACGAGCTGGCGGTCCTCCTCCAGGGCCTGATGGGCATGCACCCCCTGCTGGGTGAGGAGCTGGGCGACGGCATCGACGGCATCGCCATCTGCGCGACCGTCCCCTCGGTCCTGCACGAACTGCGCGAGGTGACCCGCCGCTACTACGGCGACGTCCCCGCCGTCCTCGTGGAGCCGGGCGTCAAGACGGGCGTCCCGATCCTCACCGACAACCCCAAGGAGGTCGGCGCCGACCGCATCATCAACGCCGTCGCCGCGGTCGAGCTCTACGGCGGCCCCGCGATCGTCGTCGACTTCGGTACGGCGACGACGTTCGACGCGGTCAGCGCGCGCGGGGAGTACATCGGCGGTGTCATCGCCCCCGGCATCGAGATCTCGGTCGACGCCCTCGGCGTCAAGGGCGCCCAGCTCCGCAAGATCGAGGTGGCCCGGCCGCGCAGCGTGATCGGCAAGAACACGGTCGAGGCGATGCAGTCGGGCATCATCTACGGCTTCGCCGGCCAGGTCGACGGCGTGGTGAACCGTATGGCACGCGAGCTGGCCGAAGACCCGGACGACGTGACGGTGATCGCCACGGGCGGGCTCGCGCCGATGGTGCTCGGGGAGTCGTCGGTGATCGACGAGCACGAGCCGTGGCTGACGCTGGTCGGTCTCCGCCTGGTCTACGAACGCAACGTGTCCCGGATGTAG
- the nadC gene encoding carboxylating nicotinate-nucleotide diphosphorylase, giving the protein MSTPDLPLAPSDGCGDGCACGADDEAYLECGLDPALAQLLADAGLDPLEVEDIANVAIQEDLAGGVDVTTVATIPEDAVATADFVAREPGVVAGLRVAEAVMSVVCEEEFEVERHVEDGERVTEGRTLLSITTRTRDLLTAERSALNLLCRLSGIATAARAWADVLEGTVAKVRDTRKTTPGLRSLEKFAVRCGGGVNHRMSLSDAALVKDNHVVAAGGVAQAFKAVRESFPDVPIEVEVDTLHQLREAVDAGADLILLDNFTPGECEEAVALVRGRAALEASGRLTLDNARAYADTGVDFLAVGALTHSSPILDIGLDLRAAE; this is encoded by the coding sequence GTGAGCACCCCCGATCTTCCCCTCGCCCCGTCCGACGGCTGCGGTGACGGCTGCGCCTGCGGCGCGGACGACGAGGCGTACCTGGAGTGCGGCCTGGACCCCGCGCTCGCCCAGCTGCTGGCCGACGCCGGACTCGACCCCCTGGAGGTCGAGGACATCGCCAACGTCGCCATCCAGGAGGACCTCGCGGGCGGCGTCGACGTCACGACGGTCGCCACCATCCCCGAGGACGCGGTGGCCACCGCCGACTTCGTGGCCCGCGAACCCGGCGTCGTGGCCGGCCTGCGGGTCGCCGAGGCGGTCATGTCGGTGGTCTGCGAGGAGGAGTTCGAGGTCGAACGGCACGTCGAGGACGGCGAGCGCGTGACCGAGGGCCGGACACTGCTGTCGATCACCACCCGCACCCGCGACCTCCTCACCGCCGAGCGCAGCGCGCTGAACCTGCTGTGCCGGCTGTCCGGCATCGCCACCGCCGCGCGCGCGTGGGCGGACGTCCTGGAGGGCACCGTGGCGAAGGTCCGGGACACCCGCAAGACGACGCCGGGCCTGCGTTCCCTGGAGAAGTTCGCGGTCCGCTGCGGCGGCGGCGTGAACCACCGCATGTCGCTCTCCGACGCGGCCCTGGTCAAGGACAACCACGTGGTCGCCGCCGGCGGCGTGGCGCAGGCCTTCAAGGCCGTACGGGAGTCCTTCCCGGACGTGCCGATCGAGGTGGAGGTCGACACCCTGCACCAGCTGCGCGAGGCCGTCGACGCGGGTGCCGACCTGATCCTGCTGGACAACTTCACGCCGGGCGAGTGCGAGGAGGCCGTCGCCCTGGTGCGCGGCCGCGCGGCGCTGGAGGCGTCCGGCCGCCTGACCCTCGACAACGCCAGGGCTTACGCGGACACCGGCGTCGACTTCCTCGCCGTGGGAGCCCTCACCCACTCCTCGCCGATCCTCGACATCGGCCTGGACCTGCGAGCGGCGGAGTAG
- a CDS encoding L-aspartate oxidase: MTSTGIRLHAPAPGWSISADVVVVGSGVAGLTAALRCEAAGLRTVVVTKARLDDGSTRWAQGGIAAALGEGDSPEQHLDDTLVAGAGLCDAEAVRILATEGPDAVRRLIETGAHFDESAEGELALTREGGHHRRRIAHAGGDATGAEISRALVEAVRARGLRTIENALVLDLLTDAEGRSAGVSLHVMGEGQHDGVGAVHAPAVVLATGGMGQVFSATTNPSVSTGDGVALALRAGAEVSDLEFVQFHPTVLFLGPDAEGQQPLVSEAVRGEGAHLVDADGVRFMLGRHELAELAPRDIVAKAIMRRMQEQGAEHMFLDARHFGAQMWERRFPTILAACRAHGIDPVHEPIPVAPAAHYASGGVRTDSRGRTTVPGLYACGEVACTGVHGANRLASNSLLEGLVYAERIAHDIAVSLRHDGPHARVPVPEPQPEKPAHPLLAPEDRFAIQRIMTGGAGVLRSAESLARAAERLQRLHSEARDALDENGKTAEPGVDTWETTNLLCVARVLVAAALQREETRGCHWREDHADRDDAGWARHLVVRLNPDRTLAVHTTDTADFPPTHPRSLGSARAGGIPTHHPAHRPQEQ; encoded by the coding sequence GTGACCAGCACAGGCATACGACTGCACGCGCCCGCTCCGGGCTGGTCCATCTCCGCGGACGTCGTGGTCGTCGGCTCTGGCGTCGCCGGCCTCACCGCCGCCCTGCGCTGCGAGGCGGCGGGCCTGAGGACGGTCGTCGTCACCAAGGCCCGCCTCGACGACGGCTCCACCCGCTGGGCCCAGGGCGGCATCGCCGCGGCACTCGGCGAGGGCGACAGCCCCGAACAGCACCTGGACGACACGCTCGTGGCGGGTGCGGGCCTGTGCGACGCGGAGGCGGTACGGATCCTCGCCACCGAGGGCCCCGACGCCGTACGGCGGCTGATCGAGACCGGCGCGCACTTCGACGAGTCCGCCGAGGGCGAGCTGGCGCTGACCCGGGAGGGCGGCCACCACCGCCGCCGGATCGCCCACGCCGGCGGTGACGCCACCGGCGCGGAGATCTCCCGCGCCCTCGTCGAGGCGGTACGCGCGCGTGGCCTGCGCACCATCGAGAACGCGCTCGTCCTCGACCTCCTCACGGACGCCGAGGGCCGCAGCGCGGGTGTGAGCCTGCACGTCATGGGCGAGGGCCAGCACGACGGCGTGGGCGCCGTGCACGCCCCCGCGGTGGTCCTCGCGACCGGCGGCATGGGGCAGGTCTTCTCGGCCACCACCAACCCGTCGGTCTCCACGGGCGACGGCGTGGCACTCGCCCTGCGCGCCGGGGCGGAGGTCAGCGACCTCGAATTCGTCCAGTTCCACCCCACGGTGCTGTTCCTCGGCCCGGACGCCGAGGGCCAGCAGCCGCTCGTCTCCGAGGCGGTGCGCGGCGAGGGCGCCCACCTGGTGGACGCCGACGGCGTGCGCTTCATGCTCGGTCGGCACGAGCTGGCCGAGCTGGCGCCCCGGGACATCGTGGCCAAGGCGATCATGCGCCGTATGCAGGAGCAGGGCGCCGAGCACATGTTCCTCGACGCCCGGCACTTCGGCGCGCAGATGTGGGAGCGGCGCTTCCCCACGATCCTCGCCGCCTGCCGCGCCCACGGGATCGACCCCGTGCACGAGCCGATCCCGGTCGCCCCGGCCGCCCACTACGCCTCCGGCGGCGTACGCACCGACTCCCGCGGCCGTACGACGGTCCCCGGCCTGTACGCGTGCGGTGAGGTCGCCTGCACCGGTGTCCACGGCGCCAACCGGCTGGCCTCCAACAGCCTCCTGGAGGGTCTGGTCTACGCCGAGCGCATCGCCCACGACATCGCGGTGAGCCTCCGGCACGACGGTCCCCACGCGCGCGTGCCCGTTCCCGAACCGCAGCCCGAGAAGCCCGCCCACCCGCTGCTCGCCCCGGAGGACCGCTTCGCGATCCAGCGGATCATGACCGGGGGCGCGGGCGTCCTGCGCTCCGCCGAGTCCCTCGCCCGGGCCGCCGAGCGCCTCCAGCGACTGCACAGCGAGGCACGCGACGCCCTCGACGAGAACGGCAAGACGGCCGAGCCCGGCGTCGACACCTGGGAGACCACCAACCTGCTGTGCGTGGCGCGCGTGCTGGTCGCCGCCGCCCTCCAGCGGGAGGAGACCCGGGGCTGCCACTGGCGCGAGGACCACGCCGACCGCGACGACGCCGGGTGGGCCCGCCACCTCGTCGTGCGGCTGAATCCGGACCGCACACTCGCCGTACACACCACCGATACCGCAGACTTCCCCCCGACCCACCCCCGATCTCTCGGCTCCGCTCGAGCCGGGGGCATCCCCACGCACCACCCGGCGCACCGTCCCCAGGAGCAGTGA
- the panC gene encoding pantoate--beta-alanine ligase, whose translation MSRRTFELVPTVDDLTYVREHLAVPGRTAVVMTMGALHDGHATLVRAARERVGRDGFVVVTVFVNPLQFGRGEDLDRYPRTLEADLKVAEQAGADAVFAPGVEEVYPGGEPQVRISAGPMGERLEGAVRPGHFDGMLTVVAKLLHLTRPDVAFFGQKDAQQLALIRRMSRDLNFGVEIVGVPTVREDDGLALSSRNRYLSPQERRTALTLSRALFAGRDRHAAQEALRARAREVPATRARAEALSAIGESRAAADAHAVAKAAPGGPAAVRAAARTVIDEAARLDPPLALDYLALVDPSDFTEIGDDFTGEAVLAVAARVGTTRLIDNLPLTFGAAS comes from the coding sequence ATGAGCCGCCGGACCTTCGAACTCGTCCCCACGGTGGACGACCTGACCTACGTGCGCGAGCACCTCGCCGTGCCGGGCCGCACCGCCGTCGTGATGACCATGGGCGCCCTGCACGACGGCCACGCCACCCTCGTCCGCGCGGCACGCGAGCGGGTGGGCCGGGACGGCTTCGTCGTCGTCACGGTCTTCGTGAACCCGCTCCAGTTCGGCCGCGGCGAGGACCTGGACCGCTACCCGCGCACGCTGGAGGCCGATCTCAAGGTCGCCGAGCAGGCGGGCGCCGACGCCGTGTTCGCCCCGGGCGTGGAGGAGGTCTACCCGGGCGGTGAGCCACAGGTCCGGATCAGCGCGGGCCCCATGGGGGAGCGCCTGGAGGGCGCCGTGCGCCCCGGCCACTTCGACGGGATGCTCACCGTGGTCGCCAAGCTGCTCCACCTCACCCGGCCCGACGTGGCGTTCTTCGGGCAGAAGGACGCCCAGCAGCTCGCCCTGATCCGCCGCATGTCCCGGGACCTGAACTTCGGCGTCGAGATCGTCGGCGTACCGACCGTCCGCGAGGACGACGGCCTGGCCCTGTCCAGCCGCAACCGCTACCTCTCCCCTCAGGAGCGGCGCACGGCGCTCACGCTGTCCCGCGCCCTGTTCGCGGGCCGCGACCGGCACGCCGCGCAGGAGGCGCTGCGCGCGCGGGCGCGGGAGGTACCCGCCACACGCGCGCGTGCCGAGGCGCTCAGCGCGATCGGCGAGTCCCGCGCCGCGGCCGACGCGCACGCCGTCGCCAAGGCGGCGCCCGGCGGCCCCGCGGCGGTCCGTGCCGCCGCCCGCACGGTCATCGACGAGGCCGCCCGGCTCGACCCGCCCCTGGCGCTGGACTACCTGGCCCTCGTCGACCCGTCCGACTTCACCGAGATCGGGGACGACTTCACGGGCGAGGCCGTCCTCGCCGTCGCCGCCAGGGTCGGTACGACCCGGCTGATCGACAACCTCCCCCTCACCTTCGGAGCCGCCTCGTGA
- a CDS encoding Rossmann-like and DUF2520 domain-containing protein yields MSTSQQPDPRDRPARLTVGVVGAGRVGPALAASLQLAGHRPVAVSGVSDASRRRAALMLPDVPVLTPAEVLQRAELVLLTVPDDALPGLVEGLAGTGAVRPGQLLVHTSGRYGAKVLEPALRAGGLPLALHPAMTFTGTPVDVQRLAGCSFGVTAPDELRLAAEALVIEMGGEPEWIAEENRPLYHAALALGANHLVTLVAQSMELLRTAGVEAPDRMLGPLLGAALDNALRSGDAALTGPVARGDAGTVAAHVTELRRHAPQAVAGYLAMARATADRALAHGLLKPEFAEDLLGVLAADANLPENGGDR; encoded by the coding sequence GTGAGTACAAGCCAACAACCAGACCCCAGGGACCGCCCCGCGCGCCTCACCGTCGGCGTCGTCGGCGCCGGTCGTGTGGGCCCCGCACTCGCCGCGTCACTCCAGCTCGCCGGGCACCGCCCGGTGGCCGTCTCCGGTGTCTCCGACGCCTCGCGCAGGCGGGCCGCCCTGATGCTGCCCGACGTGCCGGTGCTCACCCCCGCCGAGGTGCTCCAGCGGGCCGAGCTGGTGCTGCTGACCGTCCCGGACGACGCCCTGCCCGGCCTCGTCGAGGGCCTCGCCGGCACCGGTGCCGTCCGGCCGGGGCAGCTGCTGGTGCACACCTCCGGGCGGTACGGCGCCAAGGTCCTGGAGCCCGCCCTGCGGGCCGGCGGACTGCCGCTGGCCCTGCACCCCGCCATGACCTTCACGGGCACCCCGGTGGACGTCCAGCGGCTCGCCGGGTGCTCCTTCGGCGTCACCGCGCCCGACGAACTGCGGCTGGCCGCCGAGGCGCTCGTCATCGAGATGGGCGGCGAGCCCGAGTGGATCGCCGAGGAGAACCGCCCGCTGTACCACGCGGCGCTCGCGCTGGGCGCCAACCACCTGGTCACCCTGGTCGCCCAGTCCATGGAGCTGCTGCGCACGGCGGGCGTCGAGGCCCCCGACCGCATGCTCGGCCCGCTGCTCGGCGCCGCCCTGGACAACGCGCTGCGCTCCGGCGACGCGGCCCTGACCGGCCCCGTGGCACGCGGTGACGCCGGCACGGTCGCCGCGCACGTCACCGAACTGCGCCGGCACGCGCCCCAGGCCGTCGCCGGCTATCTGGCGATGGCGCGCGCCACCGCCGACCGGGCACTCGCCCACGGGCTGCTGAAGCCGGAGTTCGCGGAGGACCTGCTCGGAGTGCTCGCCGCGGACGCGAACCTGCCCGAGAACGGGGGAGACCGATGA